A window of the Cicer arietinum cultivar CDC Frontier isolate Library 1 chromosome 6, Cicar.CDCFrontier_v2.0, whole genome shotgun sequence genome harbors these coding sequences:
- the LOC101501194 gene encoding auxin-responsive protein IAA27, with the protein MSVPVEQGYDVLQEVPSMETKDRTIGLNLKATELRLGLPGSESPERENGGGLSMLKSLVSGAKRGFSDAIDGGSGKWVLSGNGGSEMGLCKDGNLFSPKAKGGVGSVPECINQQNPLSVSVVKETVPQSPKPLHDNNKPQISAPAAKAQVVGWPPIRSFRKNSMVSQPQKNDADAEAKSECLYVKVSMEGAPYLRKVDLNNFSSYRELSSALEKMFSCFTISQCSSYGISCREKNLSESRLIDLLHGSEYVLTYEDKDGDWMLVGDVPWEMFTESCKKLRIMKSSEAIGLAPRAMEKCKSRN; encoded by the exons atgtcTGTGCCAGTGGAACAAGGGTATGATGTCTTACAAGAGGTTCCATCAATGGAAACCAAAGACAGAACCATTGGATTGAACCTCAAAGCCACTGAACTGAGACTTGGTTTACCAGGTTCTGAATCTCCAGAGAGAGAAAATGGTGGTGGGTTGTCCATGCTCAAGAGTTTGGTGTCTGGTGCTAAAAGGGGTTTCTCTGATGCTATTGATGGAGGTTCTGGGAAGTGGGTTCTCTCTGGAAATGGTGGATCTGAAATGGGTTTGTGTAAAGATGGAAACTTGTTCTCTCCTAAAGCTAAAGGTGGTGTTGGTTCCGTGCCTGAATGCATTAACCAACAAAACCCTTTGTCTGTTTCAGTTGTTAAAGAAACTGTTCCACAATCTCCAAAGCCTTTGCATGACAATAACAAGCCACAGATTTCTGCTCCTGCTGCAAA GGCACAAGTTGTGGGATGGCCACCAATCCGATCTTTTAGGAAGAACTCAATGGTTTCTCAGCCTCAAAAGAATGATGCTGACGCAGAAGCCAAATCTGAATGCCTTTATGTAAAAGTCAGCATGGAAGGCGCCCCATACTTGAGGAAAGTGGATCTGAATAATTTTAGCTCTTATAGGGAACTTTCTTCAGCACTTGAAAAGATGTTCAGTTGTTTTACAATCA GTCAATGCAGCTCATATGGGATTTCTTGTCGAGAAAAAAACTTAAGTGAAAGTAGATTGATTGATCTCCTTCATGGTTCGGAATATGTGCTTACCTATGAAGACAAGGATGGTGACTGGATGCTAGTTGGTGACGTTCCGTGGGA GATGTTCACCGAGTCATGCAAGAAGCTGAGGATAATGAAGAGTTCTGAAGCAATTGGGCTAG CACCTCGAGCCATGGAAAAGTGCAAAAGTCGCAACTAG
- the LOC101500867 gene encoding NADPH:adrenodoxin oxidoreductase, mitochondrial, producing MLKMRILEARRWLSRSFSNILHSEPLRVCVVGSGPAGCYTAEKMLKARQEAQVDIIDRLPTPFGLVRSGVAPDHPETKIVVNQFSRVAQHERCSFFGNVTLGSSISLAELRKLYHVVVLAYGAESDRSLGIPGENLKGILSAREFVWWYNGHPDGRNLDPDLKSTDTAVIFGQGNVALDVARILLRPTTELATTDIASHALATLEESSIRVVYLVGRRGPAQAACTAKELREVLGIHNLDISIQESDLLLTPADEEELKNNRIHRRIFELLSKAATSRPRHAGQRQLRFVFFRKPDSFLESKDSTGHVSGVRIEKTVLKGVGPGKQIAVGTGEFEDIKCGMVLKSIGYKSVPVDGLPFDHKKGIVPNERGRVLSDTSDTAVLEEGLYVCGWLKRGPTGIVATNLYCAEETVSSILEDLEKGVLISSTAVPKSGRDGLLKLLHDRNVRIVSFNDWEKIDSEERRLGSLRNKPREKLATWNELLTATSKGIDNFKR from the exons atgctAAAAATGAGAATTTTGGAAGCAAGAAGGTGGCTTAGTAGAAGCTTCTCGAACATTCTTCATTCGGAGCCTTTGCGAGTGTGTGTTGTTGGAAGTGGCCCAGCTGGTTGTTACACTGCTGAGAAG ATGTTGAAAGCGCGTCAAGAAGCACAAGTTGATATCATTGACAGGTTACCTACACCTTTCGGATTGGTTCGCTCCGGTGTTGCACCCGATCACCCTGAAACAAAG ATTGTCGTCAACCAATTTTCAAGGGTGGCGCAACATGAACGATGCTCATTTTTTGGAAATGTGACCCTTGGATCCAGCATATCTCTTGCTGAACTGCGCAAGCTGTATCATGTG GTTGTCCTTGCATATGGGGCTGAAAGTGACAGAAGTCTTGGTATCCCAGGAGAA AACTTAAAAGGGATACTATCAGCCAGAGAGTTTGTTTGGTGGTATAATGGGCACCCAGATGGACGAAATCTTGATCCAGACCTGAAGAGCACCGATACAGCTGTAATTTTTGGACAG GGGAATGTTGCTTTAGATGTTGCGCGTATTCTTTTACGACCTACTACAGAGTTAGCAACTACTGATATTGCCAGTCATGCTTTGGCTACTTTAGAGGAGAGCTCTATCAG GGTAGTTTATTTGGTTGGAAGACGTGGTCCAGCCCAAGCAGCTTGTACTGCAAAAGAGCTACGTGAAGTTCTAG GTATTCATAATCTTGATATTTCCATACAGGAATCTGATCTACTTTTAACCCCAGCTGATGAG GAAGAGCTTAAGAACAACCGAATACACAGAAGAATTTTTGAGTTGCTATCCAAGGCAGCTACCTCAAGACCCAGACATGCTGGTCAACGTCAGCTTCGTTTTGTCTTCTTCCGTAAGCCAGATAGTTTTCTAGAATCAAAAGACAGTACTGGCCATGTTTCTGGTGTGCGCATTGAGAAGACAGTTCTTAAAG GCGTTGGCCCTGGAAAACAAATTGCCGTTGGTACTGGAGAATTTGAAGATATAAAATGCGG GATGGTGCTTAAGAGCATTGGTTACAAATCAGTCCCGGTGGATGGCCTACCTTTTGATCATAAGAAAG GTATAGTTCCAAATGAAAGAGGTCGAGTGTTGAGTGACACCTCAGATACTGCAGTTCTTGAAGAGGGCTTGTATGTATGTGGTTGGCTGAAGAGAGGACCAACTGGGATTGTTGCTACAAACCTATATTGTGCTGAAGAAACT GTTTCGAGCATATTAGAAGACCTTGAGAAAGGAGTTTTGATTTCATCTACGGCTGTACCAAAATCAGGCAGGGATGGTCTTCTCAAGCTTTTGCATGATAGAAATGTTAGAATAGTTTCATTCAATGATTGGGAAAAGATAGACTCTGAAGAAAGGAGGCTTGGAAGTTTAAGGAACAAGCCCAGGGAAAAACTAGCCACCTGGAACGAACTACTGACAGCTACCTCAAAAGGAATTGATAATTTCAAgcgataa
- the LOC101504283 gene encoding tRNA-specific adenosine deaminase TAD3 isoform X1 translates to MTNNNLILHIPDEPPHDLHHQPTVSVFASSIDPKHANQIVRRLNQIAPLEDLRHVKRIQKKVLEGGQIQLSVILCLAYEGDNQLDHVPPLLQELISSYQLSPFITKVCKYAATSKEEWQEQCKFWPTSYHPRTYNIDGITGFSEEDSQSVLKFMQSAVELATSDGLVVNAAVIVDPSAKQIISTARDEVFSWNTCKDESCYRKSDLSSSHPISNSLDPQKLLHLRSSCNHLKQSYARVGCLYPWQWAEQQSHSESSYYCHPLRHAAIVSIESSAARDRHLFPNDESSKEKNLESDHESLSTSSSSKRQKTVCATVEGDDKLNAQSQTSNQIEDNDKLNTHSQTSNLLSARPYLCTGYDIYLVWEPCTMCAMALVHQRIRRIFYAFPNPKTGALGSVYRLQGEKSLNHHYAVFRVLLPEEALHKCDT, encoded by the exons ATGACAAATAACAACTTAATCCTGCACATCCCAGACGAGCCGCCACACGACCTTCACCATCAACCTACTG TTAGTGTTTTTGCTTCTTCCATCGATCCGAAGCATGCCAATCAAATTGTGAG GCGTTTGAATCAGATAGCGCCGCTCGAAGATCTCCGTCATGTGAAGCGAATTCAGAAGAAAGTTCTGGAAGGAG GACAAATACAGCTATCAGTGATCTTGTGCCTGGCCTATGAAGGTGACAATCAACTCGATCATGTGCCACCTCTTCTTCAGGAGTTGATCAGTTCCTATCAGTTGAGTCCTTTTATTACAAAA GTCTGCAAATATGCCGCAACATCAAAAGAAGAGTGGCAAGAGCAATGCAAATTTTGGCCAACGTCATATCATCCAAGAACTTA CAACATTGATGGCATTACTGGATTTAGCGAGGAGGACTCGCAATCAGTTTTGAAGTTTATGCAATCTGCAGTTGAGTTGGCAACATCTGATGGCTTG GTAGTCAACGCTGCAGTGATAGTGGATCCTTCAGCTAAGCAAATAATTTCAACTGCACGTGATGAAGTTTTTTCGTGGAACACTTGCAAAGATGAAAGCTGCTATAGAAAATCAGATTTATCTAGTTCTCATCCTATTTCCAATAGCTTGGATCCCCAGAAACTGTTACATTTAAGAAGTTCCTGCAATCATCTCAAACAATCATATGCACGTGTCGGTTGTCTATATCCTTGGCAATGGGCTGAGCAGCAATCGCATTCAGAGAGTTCATATTATTGTCATCCTTTGCGACATGCTGCCATTGTATCTATAGAATCATCTGCTGCCAGAGATAGACATCTTTTTCCCAATGATGAGAgcagtaaagaaaaaaatttggaaTCGGATCATGAGAGTCTTTCGACAAGCTCTTCTTCAAAGAGACAGAAAACTGTATGTGCAACT GTTGAGGGTGATGATAAATTGAATGCTCAAAGTCAAACTTCCAATCAGATTGAGGACAATGATAAATTGAATACTCATAGTCAAACTTCCAATCTTCTTTCAGCACGACCTTACTTATGCACTGGTTATGACATATATCTTGTTTGGGAACCTTGCACAAT GTGTGCCATGGCCCTTGTCCATCAGAGAATTAGGCGGATATTTTATGCTTTTCCAAACCCTAAAACCGGTGCCTTGGGAAGTGTTTACAGATTGCAGGGTGAAAAGAGCTTAAATCATCATTATGCAGTTTTCAGAGTTTTGTTGCCGGAAGAGGCCCTTCATAAATGTGATACTTGA
- the LOC101504283 gene encoding tRNA-specific adenosine deaminase TAD3 isoform X2 yields MTNNNLILHIPDEPPHDLHHQPTVSVFASSIDPKHANQIVRRLNQIAPLEDLRHVKRIQKKVLEGGQIQLSVILCLAYEGDNQLDHVPPLLQELISSYQLSPFITKVCKYAATSKEEWQEQCKFWPTSYHPRTYNIDGITGFSEEDSQSVLKFMQSAVELATSDGLVVNAAVIVDPSAKQIISTARDEVFSWNTCKDESCYRKSDLSSSHPISNSLDPQKLLHLRSSCNHLKQSYARVGCLYPWQWAEQQSHSESSYYCHPLRHAAIVSIESSAARDRHLFPNDESSKEKNLESDHESLSTSSSSKRQKTVEGDDKLNAQSQTSNQIEDNDKLNTHSQTSNLLSARPYLCTGYDIYLVWEPCTMCAMALVHQRIRRIFYAFPNPKTGALGSVYRLQGEKSLNHHYAVFRVLLPEEALHKCDT; encoded by the exons ATGACAAATAACAACTTAATCCTGCACATCCCAGACGAGCCGCCACACGACCTTCACCATCAACCTACTG TTAGTGTTTTTGCTTCTTCCATCGATCCGAAGCATGCCAATCAAATTGTGAG GCGTTTGAATCAGATAGCGCCGCTCGAAGATCTCCGTCATGTGAAGCGAATTCAGAAGAAAGTTCTGGAAGGAG GACAAATACAGCTATCAGTGATCTTGTGCCTGGCCTATGAAGGTGACAATCAACTCGATCATGTGCCACCTCTTCTTCAGGAGTTGATCAGTTCCTATCAGTTGAGTCCTTTTATTACAAAA GTCTGCAAATATGCCGCAACATCAAAAGAAGAGTGGCAAGAGCAATGCAAATTTTGGCCAACGTCATATCATCCAAGAACTTA CAACATTGATGGCATTACTGGATTTAGCGAGGAGGACTCGCAATCAGTTTTGAAGTTTATGCAATCTGCAGTTGAGTTGGCAACATCTGATGGCTTG GTAGTCAACGCTGCAGTGATAGTGGATCCTTCAGCTAAGCAAATAATTTCAACTGCACGTGATGAAGTTTTTTCGTGGAACACTTGCAAAGATGAAAGCTGCTATAGAAAATCAGATTTATCTAGTTCTCATCCTATTTCCAATAGCTTGGATCCCCAGAAACTGTTACATTTAAGAAGTTCCTGCAATCATCTCAAACAATCATATGCACGTGTCGGTTGTCTATATCCTTGGCAATGGGCTGAGCAGCAATCGCATTCAGAGAGTTCATATTATTGTCATCCTTTGCGACATGCTGCCATTGTATCTATAGAATCATCTGCTGCCAGAGATAGACATCTTTTTCCCAATGATGAGAgcagtaaagaaaaaaatttggaaTCGGATCATGAGAGTCTTTCGACAAGCTCTTCTTCAAAGAGACAGAAAACT GTTGAGGGTGATGATAAATTGAATGCTCAAAGTCAAACTTCCAATCAGATTGAGGACAATGATAAATTGAATACTCATAGTCAAACTTCCAATCTTCTTTCAGCACGACCTTACTTATGCACTGGTTATGACATATATCTTGTTTGGGAACCTTGCACAAT GTGTGCCATGGCCCTTGTCCATCAGAGAATTAGGCGGATATTTTATGCTTTTCCAAACCCTAAAACCGGTGCCTTGGGAAGTGTTTACAGATTGCAGGGTGAAAAGAGCTTAAATCATCATTATGCAGTTTTCAGAGTTTTGTTGCCGGAAGAGGCCCTTCATAAATGTGATACTTGA